The proteins below are encoded in one region of Aeromonas veronii:
- a CDS encoding cupin domain-containing protein has translation MKFMHAVVLSLSMLLVVGAPSWASADTMVMTQADLKWKEMGNGIAAAPVSGDMASGPSRFFLKYPVGLVTPNHHHDADHYVTLVSGAIILTAGGKAHRLGPGDYFALTDKAPHVAKVEGKEPAVFFIQADGPWNVVMDK, from the coding sequence ATGAAATTCATGCATGCAGTCGTCCTCTCGCTGTCAATGCTGCTGGTGGTCGGCGCCCCCTCTTGGGCCAGCGCCGACACCATGGTGATGACCCAGGCCGATCTCAAGTGGAAGGAGATGGGCAACGGCATCGCCGCCGCACCGGTGTCCGGTGACATGGCCAGCGGGCCGAGCCGCTTCTTCCTGAAATACCCGGTCGGGCTGGTGACCCCCAATCATCACCACGATGCGGATCACTATGTGACCCTGGTGTCGGGAGCCATCATCCTGACGGCAGGAGGCAAGGCGCACCGCCTCGGCCCCGGCGACTACTTCGCCCTGACCGACAAGGCGCCCCATGTCGCCAAGGTTGAGGGCAAGGAGCCGGCGGTGTTCTTCATCCAGGCGGATGGCCCCTGGAATGTGGTGATGGATAAATAA
- a CDS encoding methylated-DNA--[protein]-cysteine S-methyltransferase, which yields MIRYDFLDTACGPLLVAIDETGLRHVDFVDGLRPLPTQPGWQQDSEALAPYLAEFRDYFAGRLQRFTLPLAAQGTAFQRAVWQALCDIPYGETRSYGEIAIAIGKPSASRAVGAANGRNPLSIIVPCHRVIGQNGSLTGYAGGLPIKQALLKLEGIPC from the coding sequence ATGATCCGCTACGACTTTCTGGACACCGCCTGCGGCCCGTTGCTGGTCGCCATCGACGAGACCGGCCTTCGCCACGTGGATTTCGTGGACGGCCTGCGCCCCCTGCCCACGCAACCCGGGTGGCAGCAGGACAGCGAGGCGCTGGCTCCCTATCTGGCCGAGTTTCGGGACTACTTCGCGGGCAGGCTGCAACGCTTCACCCTGCCGCTGGCCGCCCAGGGCACCGCGTTTCAACGCGCCGTGTGGCAGGCACTGTGCGACATCCCCTACGGCGAGACCCGCAGTTACGGCGAGATAGCGATCGCCATCGGCAAGCCGAGTGCGAGCCGGGCGGTGGGCGCCGCCAATGGCCGCAACCCGCTGTCGATCATCGTCCCCTGCCATAGGGTGATCGGCCAGAACGGCAGCCTGACCGGTTACGCCGGCGGCCTGCCCATCAAGCAGGCGCTGCTGAAACTCGAAGGCATCCCGTGCTGA
- a CDS encoding AlkA N-terminal domain-containing protein has product MQIEHPSEQDEIVPGLTREQCHAARLARDARFDGRFFTGVLSTGIYCRPICPARAPHEHNVHYFRFAAAAEQYGLRPCLRCRPELAPAQGGDLPELVSRVLSRIERGELADSTLGTLAAEAGITERTLRRQFEQYLGASPKQVEQTRRLLLAKRLLTETPLPVTDIAFAAGFASIRRFNDAWSHAYGLSPSALRKQEGARPAQEPGPALTLQLPYRPPFDVQAMLAFYRLRAIPGLERVDEQGYERRHRIGEQEGWIRIEPGVGNQLRLTLRGLPPGALPDILYRVRRMWDLDADMARIGERLGQDPHLAPLLARWPGVRLPGGWDEYEVMLRAIVGQQVSVKGAITIMGRLVARTLAQFGTSTLPTPAQLCALDLDGIGMPGSRIRTLQGLAGALASGAITLARASDEQLLALPGIGPWTVAYWRLRTGQDPDAFPASDLVLQKALGGGVKLPVREVETLSRAWQPWRAYAASWLWHAYALGE; this is encoded by the coding sequence ATGCAAATCGAGCATCCAAGCGAACAGGACGAGATAGTCCCCGGCCTCACCCGCGAGCAGTGTCACGCCGCCCGCCTCGCCCGAGATGCGCGCTTCGACGGCCGCTTCTTCACCGGCGTGCTCTCCACCGGCATCTATTGCCGTCCCATCTGCCCGGCGCGCGCCCCCCACGAGCACAACGTGCACTACTTTCGCTTCGCCGCCGCCGCCGAGCAGTACGGCCTGCGCCCCTGTCTGCGCTGTCGGCCCGAGCTGGCCCCGGCGCAGGGAGGGGATCTGCCAGAGCTCGTCAGCCGGGTGCTCTCGCGCATCGAGCGCGGCGAACTTGCGGACAGCACGCTCGGGACGCTCGCGGCCGAGGCGGGCATCACGGAGCGCACCCTGAGGCGTCAGTTCGAGCAGTACCTCGGCGCCTCGCCGAAACAGGTGGAGCAGACGCGCCGCCTGCTGCTCGCCAAGCGGCTGCTGACGGAGACGCCGCTGCCCGTCACCGACATCGCGTTCGCGGCCGGTTTTGCGAGCATCCGCCGTTTCAACGATGCGTGGAGCCACGCCTATGGCCTCTCCCCTAGCGCCTTGCGCAAGCAGGAGGGCGCACGTCCGGCGCAGGAGCCGGGACCGGCGCTCACCCTGCAACTGCCCTATCGGCCACCGTTCGATGTGCAGGCCATGCTGGCGTTCTATCGGCTGCGCGCCATCCCGGGGCTGGAGCGGGTGGACGAGCAGGGCTATGAGCGGCGTCACCGGATCGGTGAGCAGGAGGGGTGGATCCGTATCGAGCCCGGGGTGGGCAACCAGCTGCGACTGACCCTGCGGGGTCTGCCGCCGGGGGCGCTACCGGACATCCTGTATCGGGTGCGGCGCATGTGGGATCTCGATGCGGACATGGCGCGGATCGGCGAGCGGCTCGGTCAGGATCCGCACCTCGCGCCGCTGCTGGCGCGCTGGCCCGGCGTGCGCCTGCCGGGGGGCTGGGATGAGTACGAGGTGATGCTGCGCGCCATCGTCGGTCAGCAGGTGTCGGTCAAGGGCGCCATCACCATCATGGGACGGCTGGTGGCGCGCACCCTGGCGCAGTTCGGCACCAGTACCCTGCCAACCCCGGCCCAGCTGTGCGCCCTCGATCTCGATGGCATCGGCATGCCGGGCAGCCGGATCAGGACGCTGCAAGGGCTGGCCGGGGCGCTCGCGAGCGGCGCCATCACCCTGGCCAGGGCGAGTGATGAGCAACTGCTCGCGCTGCCGGGCATAGGCCCCTGGACCGTTGCGTACTGGCGCCTGCGCACCGGGCAGGATCCGGACGCCTTCCCCGCCTCGGATCTGGTGCTGCAAAAGGCGCTCGGGGGCGGCGTGAAACTGCCGGTCAGGGAGGTGGAAACCTTGAGCCGCGCCTGGCAACCCTGGCGCGCCTATGCCGCAAGCTGGCTGTGGCATGCCTATGCCCTGGGCGAGTAA
- a CDS encoding carboxypeptidase M32, protein MSYQKLEKHQQQLHRLSHLSAICGWDQAAMMPEGGNEARAEAMAELGVLMHQKRTAPELGDWIAKAESENLDATQRANLAEIKRHWQDASLLPGELVEALSLAGSKCEHAWRRQRKENDWAGFAPNLKEVVKLSREVATLRAEALDLRPYDAMLALYEPGMTSARLDGIFGDLTSWLPDLIQRVSEQQKRDTLLIPQGPFPIPTQQALGQEVMGLLGFDFAHGRLDVSSHPFCGGVPTDVRITTRYNEGEFVSSLMGIVHETGHARYEQGLPRDLLGQPVAEARSMGIHESQSLFCEMQLGHSPAFLSLIAPRIRAHFGDQPALDPANLVKLYNRVEPGFIRVDADEVTYPAHVILRYELERDLMEGRIEVADIPELWDMKMQQWLGLSTKGNYQNGCMQDIHWTDGSFGYFPSYTLGAMYAAQLRFALERELGDMGALISAGRLPEIFAWLGRHIWSQASLHDTDELVRRATGEALNPQWLRQHLEQRYLK, encoded by the coding sequence ATGTCATATCAAAAGCTTGAAAAACATCAGCAACAGCTGCACCGACTCTCCCATCTCTCCGCCATCTGCGGCTGGGATCAGGCCGCCATGATGCCGGAAGGGGGCAACGAGGCACGGGCCGAAGCCATGGCGGAACTTGGCGTGCTCATGCACCAAAAGCGCACCGCTCCCGAGCTCGGCGACTGGATAGCAAAGGCAGAGAGCGAGAACCTGGATGCGACCCAGCGCGCGAACCTCGCTGAGATCAAGCGCCACTGGCAGGATGCGAGCCTGCTGCCGGGGGAGCTGGTGGAGGCGCTCTCCTTGGCCGGCAGCAAGTGCGAACACGCCTGGCGCCGCCAGCGCAAGGAGAATGACTGGGCCGGTTTTGCCCCGAATCTCAAGGAGGTGGTGAAGCTGTCGCGGGAGGTCGCGACCTTGCGCGCCGAGGCGCTGGATCTGCGCCCCTACGACGCCATGCTGGCGCTCTATGAGCCCGGCATGACCAGCGCGCGGCTGGACGGCATCTTCGGCGATCTGACGAGCTGGCTGCCCGATCTCATCCAGCGCGTGAGCGAACAGCAGAAGCGCGACACCCTGCTGATCCCGCAAGGCCCCTTCCCCATCCCGACTCAGCAGGCGCTCGGCCAGGAGGTGATGGGACTGCTCGGCTTCGATTTCGCCCACGGCCGACTCGACGTGAGCAGCCACCCGTTCTGCGGCGGTGTGCCGACGGACGTGCGCATCACCACGCGCTACAACGAGGGCGAATTCGTCTCCAGCCTGATGGGCATAGTGCACGAGACGGGGCACGCCCGTTACGAGCAGGGGCTGCCGCGCGACCTGCTCGGCCAGCCGGTCGCCGAGGCGCGCTCCATGGGTATTCACGAGAGCCAGAGCCTGTTCTGCGAGATGCAGCTCGGCCACTCCCCGGCGTTCCTGTCGCTGATAGCGCCACGCATCCGCGCCCACTTTGGCGATCAACCGGCACTCGATCCCGCGAACCTCGTGAAGCTGTACAACCGCGTCGAGCCCGGCTTTATCCGGGTCGATGCGGACGAGGTGACCTACCCGGCGCACGTCATCCTGCGCTACGAGCTGGAGCGCGATCTGATGGAAGGGCGCATCGAGGTGGCGGACATCCCCGAGCTGTGGGACATGAAAATGCAGCAGTGGCTCGGCCTGTCGACCAAGGGCAACTACCAGAATGGCTGCATGCAGGACATTCACTGGACGGACGGGTCGTTTGGCTACTTCCCGAGCTACACGCTCGGCGCCATGTACGCGGCGCAACTGCGCTTCGCGCTGGAGCGGGAACTCGGCGACATGGGCGCGCTGATCAGTGCGGGCCGTCTGCCGGAGATCTTCGCGTGGCTCGGTCGTCACATCTGGTCACAAGCTAGCCTGCACGACACGGACGAACTCGTGCGACGCGCGACCGGCGAGGCGTTGAATCCACAGTGGCTGCGCCAGCATCTGGAGCAGCGTTATCTGAAGTAG
- the smrA gene encoding DNA endonuclease SmrA has product MPHDDEYSLFLQEVADVRPLRSDQIAPQSGDSAPTEAQLARRQAASAGPLPQDMLSMEAITLRDPHEIVGFKRDGVQEGVYKKLRLGKYELQASLDLHQKTLNEARTALAQFIADCEVRDIRCLLILHGKGERSTPRAMLKSHVSAWLPQLPAVMAMHSAERRHGGSGALYVLLRKSERKKAENRERHQKRLP; this is encoded by the coding sequence GTGCCACATGACGACGAATACTCACTCTTCCTGCAGGAGGTCGCCGACGTGCGACCCCTTCGCAGCGACCAGATAGCACCTCAAAGCGGCGACAGCGCCCCGACCGAGGCTCAGCTCGCGCGCCGCCAGGCCGCCAGCGCAGGCCCGCTACCCCAGGACATGCTCAGCATGGAGGCCATCACGCTGCGGGATCCCCACGAGATCGTCGGCTTCAAGCGCGACGGCGTGCAGGAGGGGGTCTACAAGAAGCTGCGGCTCGGCAAATACGAGCTGCAGGCCAGCCTGGATCTGCACCAGAAGACCCTCAACGAGGCGCGAACCGCCCTGGCGCAATTTATCGCCGATTGCGAGGTGCGGGACATCCGCTGCCTGCTGATCCTGCACGGCAAGGGGGAGCGCAGCACCCCGCGCGCCATGCTCAAGAGCCATGTCAGCGCCTGGCTGCCGCAACTGCCGGCGGTCATGGCTATGCACAGCGCCGAACGCCGCCACGGCGGCAGTGGCGCCCTCTATGTGCTGCTGCGAAAGAGCGAGCGCAAGAAGGCCGAGAACCGCGAGCGCCACCAGAAGCGCCTGCCCTGA
- a CDS encoding DUF3149 domain-containing protein, protein MEFWINLMFGNSVGLMSMLVIIGTFLLISAYAVYFIYKVMHAKPPTEEQ, encoded by the coding sequence ATGGAATTCTGGATAAACCTGATGTTCGGCAACAGCGTGGGACTGATGTCCATGCTGGTGATTATCGGCACCTTCCTGCTGATCAGCGCCTATGCCGTCTACTTCATCTACAAGGTGATGCACGCCAAGCCGCCGACGGAGGAGCAATAG
- a CDS encoding TraB/GumN family protein — translation MRFHRPLFSFLVCLLLPLQALADPAFYRIEKGSEQHWLLGSIHAGKPSLYPLPDPVERAWQQSRALVMEVDMTHVSKEQWQEMGAITRLVDGKTLKDHLPIDLYRRTLIAAGQNGLNEAILTPLRPWFAAITLTQAALERTGFSGEYGVDQHFAKRASEGGKPIVGLETLLEQLGYLASVGDNQTLMLESTLDELPELEKGFGEVMSAWQNGDQATLINLLKEEMAPPKLQAWLEQTLLAERNRNWVAKWPTLPNESFIVVGALHLYGEQGLLALLEQQGWRITPLTEPTQPAVQ, via the coding sequence ATGAGATTCCATCGACCGCTGTTCTCCTTCCTGGTCTGCCTGCTGCTGCCGCTGCAGGCCCTCGCCGATCCGGCTTTCTATCGCATCGAGAAAGGCAGTGAACAACACTGGCTGCTGGGCTCCATCCACGCGGGCAAGCCCTCCCTCTATCCACTGCCGGATCCCGTGGAGCGGGCCTGGCAGCAGAGCCGAGCCCTGGTGATGGAGGTCGACATGACCCATGTCAGCAAGGAGCAGTGGCAGGAGATGGGGGCCATCACCCGCCTCGTCGACGGCAAGACCCTCAAGGATCATCTACCCATCGACCTCTACCGGCGCACCCTGATCGCCGCCGGTCAAAACGGTCTCAATGAAGCCATCCTGACCCCGCTGCGTCCCTGGTTTGCGGCCATCACCCTGACCCAGGCAGCCCTTGAACGCACCGGATTCAGCGGGGAATACGGGGTGGATCAGCACTTCGCCAAACGGGCGAGTGAGGGGGGCAAGCCCATCGTCGGCCTGGAGACTCTGCTGGAGCAGCTCGGTTATCTCGCCAGCGTCGGTGACAACCAGACCCTGATGCTGGAGAGCACCCTGGATGAGCTGCCGGAGCTCGAGAAGGGCTTTGGCGAGGTGATGAGCGCCTGGCAAAACGGCGATCAGGCGACCCTGATCAACCTGCTGAAAGAGGAGATGGCCCCGCCCAAGCTGCAGGCCTGGCTGGAGCAGACCCTGCTGGCGGAGCGCAACCGCAACTGGGTGGCGAAGTGGCCGACCCTGCCAAACGAGAGCTTTATCGTGGTAGGGGCCCTGCATCTTTACGGCGAACAGGGACTGCTGGCCCTGCTGGAGCAGCAAGGCTGGCGCATCACGCCCCTCACCGAACCAACCCAGCCTGCGGTCCAGTAG
- a CDS encoding DUF1904 family protein, with protein MPHLRFRAVSVDTLQRISTPLLADLCALTGGKPEFVTLECVPSQWVRNGQPETGFPFVELVWFERPQEVQDAAAALITRHLKAVLGEETYVVVQVLPIVPSQYYSNGQHY; from the coding sequence ATGCCCCACCTTCGTTTTCGGGCAGTTTCTGTCGACACCCTGCAACGGATCAGCACGCCCTTGCTGGCGGATCTCTGCGCCCTCACCGGCGGCAAGCCGGAGTTTGTCACCCTGGAGTGCGTACCGAGCCAATGGGTGCGAAACGGTCAGCCGGAGACGGGTTTTCCCTTCGTGGAGCTGGTCTGGTTCGAGCGGCCCCAGGAGGTGCAGGATGCCGCCGCGGCCCTCATCACCCGTCATCTGAAAGCGGTGCTCGGGGAGGAGACCTATGTGGTGGTGCAGGTGCTGCCCATAGTTCCAAGCCAGTACTACAGCAACGGTCAGCACTACTGA
- a CDS encoding SDR family oxidoreductase, giving the protein MPHPFVLITGCSSGIGLSAAKALGEQGFTVIASARREEDVARLQQLGLLAVRLDLADEDSITQGAAEALALAGGRLYGLFNNGAYGQPGALEDLPTAALREQFNTNLFGWHQLIREVLPAMLAAGEGRIVQNSSVLGLVAMKYRGAYNASKFALEGYTDTLRLELAGTGVQVSLIEPGPIDTRFRANARAAFLRHIDPDTSRHSAAYQQTLSRLEREGGARGFTLPSEACLPPLIHALTSKRPKHRYPVTFPTRLFTVLRRLLPSRWLDRLLIKSA; this is encoded by the coding sequence ATGCCCCACCCCTTCGTGCTCATCACCGGCTGCTCAAGCGGCATCGGCCTGTCCGCCGCCAAGGCGCTCGGCGAACAGGGTTTCACCGTCATCGCCTCGGCCCGCCGGGAAGAAGACGTGGCGCGGCTGCAACAGCTGGGATTGCTCGCAGTGCGGCTGGATCTCGCCGATGAAGACAGCATCACCCAGGGGGCGGCCGAGGCGCTGGCCCTGGCTGGCGGTCGCCTTTATGGCCTGTTCAACAACGGGGCCTACGGCCAGCCGGGAGCACTGGAAGATCTGCCCACGGCGGCGCTGAGAGAGCAGTTCAACACCAACCTGTTCGGCTGGCATCAGCTCATTCGCGAAGTGCTGCCCGCCATGCTGGCGGCGGGAGAGGGGCGCATCGTGCAAAACAGCTCGGTGCTCGGTCTGGTAGCCATGAAGTATCGCGGCGCCTACAACGCCAGCAAGTTTGCCCTCGAGGGCTACACCGACACCCTGCGCCTCGAACTCGCCGGCACCGGGGTACAGGTCAGCCTGATCGAACCCGGGCCCATCGACACCCGTTTTCGCGCCAATGCCCGCGCCGCCTTTCTGCGCCACATCGATCCCGACACCAGCCGTCACAGCGCCGCTTACCAGCAGACCCTGAGCCGACTGGAGCGCGAGGGCGGAGCCCGAGGCTTCACTCTGCCAAGCGAAGCCTGCCTGCCGCCGCTCATCCACGCGCTCACCAGCAAGCGGCCCAAGCACCGCTACCCCGTCACCTTCCCGACCAGGCTGTTCACCGTGCTGCGCCGCCTGCTGCCAAGCCGCTGGCTGGACAGACTCCTGATAAAATCCGCCTGA
- a CDS encoding OprD family outer membrane porin, with amino-acid sequence MEKVIFKRAALSAAVVAALAAPGMAFAAQDTMGPGYGKSYEAFAEDAKVTGGLFYFQRDRERKQAGPGQDGKYHSNLSHATTQAALNFNSGYAWDVVGIDVGGFGAYDLAVDESNGVNEENEFSFWGNKWGSGGDGVPENGFSLSTAALKLKFFDGAVTAKGGFTQLYVPGILGVNWSYQPGTYRGGQIEGNFGGLYLTYAIADEYKAPWFKNTAGFSKSSPYASDPFTDANKIDYIHGLAARYTFEDGTAVTGGFGQSEGYMDSYHFKLAHKFDVLGGLSTSYQFYGSDTDNSDYDGLAWQQALTAAWNYAQYGFRLEGMWTKAEGDLGNYLPRLTRGYGNSQGANEIWWDSRSDWNHNDEKAVFFGVTRTLDDLVGAPGWALGVSGAYGWDANNGDKSLEGGKEWAANFDVMYTVQDGKLKGTLFKLHYTDYNNEQDDKGSWYYPNMFSSEHDVKFHIIMPFTIL; translated from the coding sequence ATGGAAAAAGTGATTTTCAAGCGTGCCGCCTTGAGCGCCGCTGTGGTTGCCGCACTGGCTGCCCCGGGAATGGCCTTCGCCGCCCAGGACACTATGGGTCCGGGTTACGGAAAATCCTATGAGGCGTTTGCCGAAGACGCCAAAGTCACCGGTGGTCTGTTCTACTTCCAGCGCGACCGTGAACGCAAGCAGGCCGGTCCCGGCCAAGATGGCAAATACCACTCCAACCTGAGCCACGCCACTACCCAAGCTGCCCTCAACTTCAACTCCGGTTATGCCTGGGATGTAGTCGGCATCGACGTGGGCGGCTTCGGTGCCTATGACCTGGCCGTCGACGAGAGCAACGGCGTCAACGAAGAGAACGAGTTCTCCTTCTGGGGCAACAAGTGGGGTTCAGGTGGTGACGGTGTTCCCGAGAATGGCTTCAGCCTCTCCACCGCCGCCCTGAAACTGAAATTCTTCGATGGTGCCGTCACCGCCAAGGGTGGTTTCACCCAGCTGTACGTACCCGGCATCCTCGGTGTGAACTGGTCCTATCAACCCGGTACCTACCGTGGTGGCCAGATCGAAGGCAACTTCGGTGGTCTCTACCTGACCTACGCCATCGCCGATGAGTACAAGGCGCCCTGGTTCAAGAATACCGCCGGCTTCTCCAAGAGCAGCCCCTATGCCAGCGACCCCTTCACCGATGCCAACAAGATCGACTACATCCACGGTCTGGCCGCTCGCTACACCTTCGAGGATGGCACCGCGGTCACCGGTGGCTTCGGTCAGTCCGAAGGCTACATGGACAGCTACCACTTCAAGCTGGCTCACAAGTTTGACGTCCTGGGTGGCCTCTCCACCAGCTACCAGTTCTACGGTTCCGACACTGACAACAGCGATTACGATGGTCTGGCATGGCAGCAAGCGCTGACCGCCGCCTGGAACTACGCCCAGTACGGCTTCCGTCTGGAAGGTATGTGGACCAAGGCCGAAGGGGATCTGGGCAACTACCTGCCCCGTCTGACCCGTGGCTACGGCAACTCCCAGGGCGCGAACGAGATCTGGTGGGATTCCCGCTCTGACTGGAACCACAACGACGAGAAGGCCGTGTTCTTCGGTGTGACCCGTACCCTGGACGATCTGGTGGGTGCACCTGGTTGGGCACTCGGTGTCTCCGGCGCCTACGGTTGGGATGCCAACAATGGCGACAAGTCCCTGGAAGGTGGTAAAGAGTGGGCTGCCAACTTCGACGTCATGTACACGGTGCAAGACGGCAAGTTGAAGGGCACCCTGTTCAAGCTGCACTACACCGACTACAACAACGAGCAGGACGACAAGGGCAGCTGGTACTACCCGAACATGTTCAGCTCCGAGCATGACGTCAAGTTCCACATCATCATGCCGTTCACCATCCTGTAA
- a CDS encoding methyl-accepting chemotaxis protein, which yields MKIAHYASLSSLILLLVAATQATALFHGWQQLNDTEQDQRQHERLQQRLSGPLQEALRDYLGSGDPLRLTEAQGVRKQALGQLEQQDPEQSAPLRTLLEQMGSRIDGDYLAAGKLSGNSQLLLQNAESELTAHAKALLRYGQQGAEATDPSSADRYRQGAADILAALPALAHLRQNYMDQASPKLLEGLKFELAALQRQAEQLAALPSLGLFEEAPADEFTLGEPVRKELGDLPRSELVSLLKRYPQELENSRKALQQQQEARLMVQQDISRLLQESDKLGERLSALRQGVNRELAVILGSLALTLVGVALLFALVQRRWLVKPLLQLRGAFLQLDTTGEAQMLPEGRERNELADIVASYNRLILRLKQDQQQKAGQLSSVSLSLQEMVDQVQEIHHSTRTTEQAVDESDHMMNELNQLASEVHQVAAEIAQHAQHNEHSMSQSEQLVGGMLAATAQTGLAIDESSAALAQLKRSVEDVTAIVDVIGHISQQTNLLALNAAIEAARAGEQGRGFAVVADEVRHLSADTQRSLGQITEILTSLTQAGDQLATVMTRITSEAAGQRQQAEQLRQTTLTVREMARSTAVIALQGADNARSQEHRLASFAALIGRISQHARQGSQLSVQVSEHIHHQAQQIPRILGQA from the coding sequence GCTCCAGCAGCGATTGAGCGGCCCCCTGCAAGAGGCGCTGCGGGACTACCTCGGCAGCGGTGACCCCCTGCGCCTGACCGAGGCACAAGGGGTACGCAAACAGGCGCTCGGCCAACTGGAACAACAGGATCCCGAGCAGAGTGCCCCGCTACGCACCCTGCTGGAGCAGATGGGCAGCCGCATCGACGGCGACTATCTGGCGGCAGGCAAGCTCTCCGGCAATAGCCAGCTGCTGCTGCAAAATGCCGAGAGCGAGCTGACCGCCCACGCCAAGGCGCTGCTGCGCTACGGCCAGCAAGGCGCGGAGGCGACGGATCCGTCCAGTGCCGATCGCTACCGTCAGGGCGCCGCCGACATCCTGGCGGCCCTGCCTGCCCTGGCTCATCTGCGCCAGAACTACATGGATCAGGCCAGCCCCAAGTTGCTGGAAGGATTGAAGTTCGAACTGGCGGCCCTGCAACGGCAGGCAGAGCAACTGGCTGCGCTGCCGAGCCTGGGGCTGTTCGAGGAAGCCCCTGCCGACGAATTCACCCTGGGAGAGCCGGTGCGCAAAGAGCTCGGCGATCTCCCGCGCAGCGAACTGGTTTCCCTGCTAAAACGCTACCCCCAGGAGCTGGAGAACAGTCGCAAGGCCCTGCAACAGCAGCAGGAGGCACGCCTGATGGTGCAACAGGACATCAGTCGACTGCTGCAGGAAAGTGACAAACTGGGGGAGCGCCTCTCCGCCCTGCGCCAAGGGGTGAACCGGGAGCTCGCCGTCATTCTCGGCTCCCTGGCGCTCACGCTGGTGGGGGTGGCCCTGCTGTTCGCCTTGGTGCAGCGCCGCTGGTTGGTCAAGCCACTGCTGCAATTGCGCGGCGCCTTCCTGCAACTCGATACCACAGGGGAAGCACAGATGCTGCCCGAGGGGCGGGAGCGCAACGAGCTGGCCGACATAGTGGCGAGTTACAATCGCCTCATCCTGCGTTTGAAACAGGATCAGCAACAGAAGGCAGGGCAACTCTCCTCCGTCTCCCTGAGCCTGCAGGAAATGGTGGATCAGGTGCAGGAGATCCATCACAGCACCCGCACCACAGAACAGGCGGTGGACGAGAGCGACCACATGATGAATGAGCTGAACCAGCTCGCCAGCGAGGTGCACCAGGTCGCCGCCGAGATAGCCCAGCACGCCCAGCACAACGAGCACTCCATGAGCCAGAGCGAGCAGCTGGTCGGCGGCATGCTGGCCGCCACTGCCCAGACCGGACTCGCCATCGACGAGAGCAGTGCGGCCCTGGCCCAGCTCAAGCGTTCGGTGGAGGATGTCACCGCCATCGTCGACGTCATCGGACACATCTCCCAGCAGACCAACCTGCTGGCCCTGAATGCCGCCATCGAGGCCGCCCGCGCCGGTGAGCAGGGGCGCGGCTTTGCCGTGGTGGCCGACGAGGTACGCCACCTCTCCGCCGATACCCAGCGCTCCCTCGGCCAGATCACCGAGATCCTGACAAGCCTGACCCAGGCCGGGGATCAGCTCGCCACCGTGATGACCCGGATCACCAGCGAGGCCGCCGGCCAGCGTCAGCAGGCCGAGCAGTTGCGCCAGACCACATTGACGGTGCGGGAGATGGCCCGCAGCACCGCCGTCATCGCCCTGCAAGGGGCCGACAACGCCAGAAGCCAGGAGCACAGGCTGGCCAGCTTCGCCGCCCTCATCGGCCGCATCAGCCAGCATGCCCGCCAGGGCAGCCAGCTCTCGGTGCAGGTGTCGGAACACATTCACCATCAGGCCCAGCAGATCCCCCGCATCCTGGGACAAGCCTGA